One window of the Manihot esculenta cultivar AM560-2 chromosome 14, M.esculenta_v8, whole genome shotgun sequence genome contains the following:
- the LOC110600613 gene encoding probable ADP-ribosylation factor GTPase-activating protein AGD13 isoform X2, producing the protein MGVLSVTLDEWSDEEIDAMIEVGGNSAANAIYEAFLPEGVSKPRPDANHAERMKFIRSKYELQEFLKPSLRITSGKPALSVQSSFSRKILDSLRISSTSRNAEEGMVEFIGLLKVTIKSGTNLAVRDMMSSDPYVVLTLGKQTAQTTIMGSNLNPVWNEELMLSVPQDFGPVKLQVFDYDTFSADDIMGEAELDIQPLITSAMAFGDPEQFGNMQIGKWLKSHDNALLEDSIINIVDGKVKQEVSLKLQNVESGELQLQLEWIALDQ; encoded by the exons ATGGGC GTTTTATCCGTGACATTGGATGAATGGTCTGATGAGGAAATTGACGCAATGATTGAAGTTGGAGGAAATTCTGCCGCTAATGCAATATATGAGGCCTTTCTACCTGAAGGAGTTTCAAAGCCGCGACCAGATGCAAATCATGCCGAGCGTATGAAATTTATCAG GTCTAAGTATGAGCTTCAAGAATTCCTGAAACCTAGTTTACGGATTACATCGGGAAAACCTGCGCTTTCTGTTCAATCAAGTTTTTCTAGGAAGATTTTGGATAGTTTACGAATTTCAAGCACATCACGGAATGCg GAGGAAGGGATGGTGGAATTTATTGGATTGTTGAAGGTAACAATTAAAAGTGGTACAAATTTAGCTGTCAGAGATATGATGTCAAGTGATCCTTATGTGGTTCTCACTCTTGGGAAACAG ACAGCTCAGACAACTATCATGGGGAGCAACTTGAATCCAGTTTGGAATGAGGAGCTCATGCTGTCAGTTCCACAGGATTTTGGGCCTGTAAAGTTG CAAGTGTTTGATTACGACACGTTTTCAGCTGATGACATAATGGGAGAAGCAGAGCTTGATATCCAGCCATTGATAACATCAGCCATGGCGTTTGGAGACCCAGAACAGTTCGGGAACATGCAGATAGGGAAATGGCTGAAATCACATGACAATGCTCTACTAGAAGATAGCATAATCAACATTGTGGATGGAAAGGTGAAACAAGAGGTCTCACTCAAGCTCCAGAATGTTGAATCTGGGGAATTACAACTACAACTTGAGTGGATAGCTCTTGATCAATAG
- the LOC110600164 gene encoding ferredoxin--NADP reductase, root-type isozyme, chloroplastic, whose translation MAHSAAVSQVSFAVPIGSDSTLRRSVLKPHSIRFSDKSWAPSLAVDLKPRNAQLQSRYIVCMSVQQARRSKVAVLPSDLEDAKEPPLNTYKPKEPYTATIVSVERLVGPKAPGETCHIVIDHGGNVPYWEGQSYGVIPPGENPKKPGAPHNVRLYSIASSRYGDNFDGKTATLCVRRALYYDPETGKEDPSKSGICSNFLCNSKPGDKVQITGPSGKIMLLPEDNPSATHIMIATGTGVAPFRGYLRRMFMENVSFKFSGLAWLFLGVANTDSLLYDDEFTKYLQDYPDQFLYDKALSREQKNKSGGKMYVQDKIEEYSDEIFKLLDGGAHIYFCGLKGMMPGIQDTLKRVAEQRGESWEQKLSQLKKNKQWHVEVY comes from the exons ATGGCCCATTCGGCAGCAGTCTCGCAG GTTTCTTTTGCTGTTCCTATTGGGAGCGATTCCACTCTGCGAAGATCAGTTCTGAAG CCACACAGTATAAGATTCAGTGATAAATCATGGGCCCCTTCATTAGCTGTGGACTTGAAACCAAGGAATGCTCAATTGCAAAGTCGATACATAGTATGCATGTCAGTGCAACAAGCCAGGAGATCTAAAGTTGCAGTTTTACCTTCAGATCTTGAAGATGCTAAAGAGCCTCCATTGAATACATACAAGCCTAAGGAACCTTACACGGCTACCATTGTCTCTGTTGAGAGGCTTGTAGGGCCAAAAGCTCCAGGAGAGACCTGCCATATTGTGATTGATCATGGTGGAAATGTTCCTTACTGGGAAGGGCAAAGTTACGGTGTTATTCCTCCt GGTGAAAACCCAAAGAAGCCAGGTGCACCTCACAACGTACGTCTCTATTCAATAGCATCTAGCAGGTATGGAGACAATTTCGATGGAAAGACAGCTACTTTATGTGTTCGTCGTGCTCTCTATTATGATCCTGAGACTGGGAAGGAGGATCCCTCAAAGAGTGGTATATGCAGCAATTTCCTTTGCAACTCAAAGCCTGGGGATAAAGTTCAAATCACTG GACCCTCTGGCAAGATAATGCTTTTGCCTGAAGATAACCCTTCTGCAACCCATATAATGATTGCAACTGGTACTGGCGTGGCTCCTTTCAGAGGCTACCTCCGACGTATGTTCATGGAGAATGTTTCATTCAAGTTTAGCGGTCTGGCATGGCTTTTCCTTGGGGTAGCGAACACTGACAGTCTCCTCTATGACGATGAATTTACAAAGTATCTTCAAGACTACCCAGACCAGTTCCTCTATGACAAGGCACTTAGCAGAGAACAAAAGAACAAGAGCGGAGGAAAGATGTATGTGCAGGATAAGATCGAGGAATACAGCGATGAAATCTTCAAACTCTTGGATGGTGGAGCTCACATTTACTTCTGCGGGCTCAAGGGAATGATGCCTGGGATTCAAGATACCCTGAAGAGAGTTGCAGAGCAGAGAGGAGAAAGCTGGGAGCAGAAGCTCTCTCAGCTCAAGAAGAACAAGCAATGGCATGTGGAGGTGTATTGA
- the LOC110600613 gene encoding probable ADP-ribosylation factor GTPase-activating protein AGD13 isoform X1, producing the protein MSRPSDPSGKRRLKGLLQQSDNRACADCGAPDPKWASANIGVFICLKCCGVHRSLGCNVSKVLSVTLDEWSDEEIDAMIEVGGNSAANAIYEAFLPEGVSKPRPDANHAERMKFIRSKYELQEFLKPSLRITSGKPALSVQSSFSRKILDSLRISSTSRNAEEGMVEFIGLLKVTIKSGTNLAVRDMMSSDPYVVLTLGKQTAQTTIMGSNLNPVWNEELMLSVPQDFGPVKLQVFDYDTFSADDIMGEAELDIQPLITSAMAFGDPEQFGNMQIGKWLKSHDNALLEDSIINIVDGKVKQEVSLKLQNVESGELQLQLEWIALDQ; encoded by the exons ATGAGCCGCCCGTCAGACCCCTCAG gtAAAAGAAGGTTAAAAGGATTATTGCAACAGAGTGATAATCGAGCATGTGCTGATTGTGGTGCTCCAGATCCTAAATGGGC GTCTGCAAATATTGGAGTTTTCATTTGCTTAAAATGTTGTGGCGTCCACAGAAGCCTCGGTTGTAATGTATCAAAG GTTTTATCCGTGACATTGGATGAATGGTCTGATGAGGAAATTGACGCAATGATTGAAGTTGGAGGAAATTCTGCCGCTAATGCAATATATGAGGCCTTTCTACCTGAAGGAGTTTCAAAGCCGCGACCAGATGCAAATCATGCCGAGCGTATGAAATTTATCAG GTCTAAGTATGAGCTTCAAGAATTCCTGAAACCTAGTTTACGGATTACATCGGGAAAACCTGCGCTTTCTGTTCAATCAAGTTTTTCTAGGAAGATTTTGGATAGTTTACGAATTTCAAGCACATCACGGAATGCg GAGGAAGGGATGGTGGAATTTATTGGATTGTTGAAGGTAACAATTAAAAGTGGTACAAATTTAGCTGTCAGAGATATGATGTCAAGTGATCCTTATGTGGTTCTCACTCTTGGGAAACAG ACAGCTCAGACAACTATCATGGGGAGCAACTTGAATCCAGTTTGGAATGAGGAGCTCATGCTGTCAGTTCCACAGGATTTTGGGCCTGTAAAGTTG CAAGTGTTTGATTACGACACGTTTTCAGCTGATGACATAATGGGAGAAGCAGAGCTTGATATCCAGCCATTGATAACATCAGCCATGGCGTTTGGAGACCCAGAACAGTTCGGGAACATGCAGATAGGGAAATGGCTGAAATCACATGACAATGCTCTACTAGAAGATAGCATAATCAACATTGTGGATGGAAAGGTGAAACAAGAGGTCTCACTCAAGCTCCAGAATGTTGAATCTGGGGAATTACAACTACAACTTGAGTGGATAGCTCTTGATCAATAG
- the LOC110600501 gene encoding uncharacterized protein LOC110600501, whose amino-acid sequence MVSYVPLVAIVIVITIVGDSTARELRPSYHGLDYQNTPPAGEKLPPEMKEFFGAQSSPTSKSSNVALPKAMNSNDTTWWRDVTGGNDGSKGRDRLSHVLLVASLACGITGAALLVASAFIYFVKYKRQTTSSSANSKSDHQ is encoded by the coding sequence ATGGTTTCTTATGTACCGCTGGTCGCGATCGTGATTGTGATCACGATCGTTGGAGACTCTACAGCCAGGGAACTTCGGCCGTCCTACCACGGGCTGGACTACCAGAACACGCCGCCTGCGGGGGAGAAACTGCCGCCGGAAATGAAGGAATTCTTTGGAGCTCAATCGTCGCCAACTTCAAAATCATCCAATGTTGCATTGCCGAAAGCAATGAATTCTAACGACACGACGTGGTGGAGAGATGTTACCGGTGGAAATGACGGTAGTAAAGGTAGAGATCGGTTGAGCCACGTACTGTTGGTGGCGAGCCTCGCGTGTGGGATCACTGGTGCGGCGCTGCTAGTGGCTTCCgctttcatttattttgtcaAGTACAAAAGGCAAACGACATCGTCCTCAGCTAATAGTAAATCTGATCACCAGTAG